A window of the Streptomyces sp. Ag109_O5-10 genome harbors these coding sequences:
- a CDS encoding DEAD/DEAH box helicase — protein sequence MGREERDVVARGARLAEAARNVAGDHGRAVEAVRAALAPIHDAAVRRELDAIPVARLQDVTEGRLRLGGVEQSGLRTVGAVLDAGAYRLLQIPGVGRRTVDQMLAAARRLSEAVHETVAVHIDVDRPEPGTTALVVALQVLVEAGPEARRAVDRAGALSQRLEPLLADARPVAGRFRMLLAGPERKARALSAVAELRPLVDEADRGRVPELFAQASVDLLRGPSSDLAAWSDFELRSAEYYSLLAEISGAAPDAAAAEGFLPDEIAERVRAQRLHDAHRRVSLRGYQAFGARFALAQRKVILGDEMGLGKTIQAIAVLAHLAAEGQSHFMVVCPASVLVNWTREIEARSALRTMLLHGPDRRDAFADWKERGGVGVTTFDALRGFPAPDGGEIGLFVVDEAHAVKNPKAKRSQAVARWAERCERALFMTGTPMENRVAEFRSLVGMLDRGVAESLDDGDALAGSVAFRRAVAPVYLRRNQQDVLTELPSLQHTDEWEELSASDAEAYRDAVRAGNFMAMRRAAYLRPERSAKLERLREIVEEAGENGQKTVVFSNFKDVLRVVEEALADGAPVFGPLTGAVPAARRQQLVDDFAAAPGAAVLLAQIQAAGVGLNMQAASVVVICEPQIKPTVEHQAVARAHRMGQVRPVRVHRLPATGGVDERLVEMLARKTRLFDAYARRSEVAEATPDAIDVSDTELARRIVEAEQVRLGTTDGAHVERPDGDRLRRTDGSVTVKP from the coding sequence GTGGGGCGGGAAGAGCGGGACGTGGTCGCGCGGGGAGCGCGGCTGGCCGAGGCGGCCCGGAACGTGGCCGGTGACCACGGCAGGGCCGTCGAGGCCGTACGGGCGGCACTCGCGCCGATCCACGACGCGGCGGTACGGCGGGAGCTCGACGCCATCCCGGTCGCGCGGCTCCAGGACGTCACCGAGGGGCGGCTGCGGCTGGGCGGCGTCGAGCAGAGCGGGCTGCGGACGGTGGGTGCCGTACTCGACGCGGGCGCGTACCGGCTGCTTCAGATACCCGGTGTCGGGCGCCGCACCGTCGACCAGATGCTCGCCGCGGCCCGCAGACTCTCCGAGGCCGTGCACGAGACCGTGGCGGTCCATATCGACGTGGACCGGCCGGAGCCGGGCACCACCGCACTCGTCGTGGCCCTTCAGGTGCTGGTGGAGGCGGGGCCGGAGGCTCGGCGCGCCGTCGACCGGGCCGGCGCCCTGTCGCAACGGCTGGAGCCGCTGCTGGCCGACGCCCGCCCCGTCGCCGGGCGGTTCCGGATGCTCCTGGCCGGTCCGGAGCGGAAGGCCCGCGCCCTGTCGGCGGTGGCCGAACTCCGTCCGCTGGTGGACGAGGCGGACCGGGGGCGGGTGCCCGAACTGTTCGCCCAGGCCTCCGTCGACCTGCTCCGAGGGCCGTCGTCCGACCTCGCCGCCTGGTCGGACTTCGAACTCCGTTCCGCCGAGTACTACAGCCTGCTCGCCGAGATCTCCGGCGCGGCGCCCGACGCGGCCGCCGCCGAGGGCTTCCTGCCGGACGAGATCGCCGAGCGGGTCCGCGCCCAGCGCCTCCACGACGCGCACCGGCGGGTCTCCCTCCGCGGCTACCAGGCGTTCGGCGCGCGGTTCGCCCTCGCGCAGCGCAAGGTGATCCTCGGTGACGAGATGGGCCTCGGCAAGACCATCCAGGCGATCGCCGTGCTGGCCCACCTGGCCGCCGAGGGGCAGAGCCATTTCATGGTGGTGTGCCCGGCGAGCGTCCTCGTGAACTGGACGCGGGAGATCGAGGCCCGGAGCGCCCTGCGCACGATGCTGCTGCACGGCCCCGACCGGCGCGACGCGTTCGCGGACTGGAAGGAGCGGGGCGGGGTCGGGGTGACCACGTTCGACGCCCTGCGCGGGTTCCCCGCACCGGACGGCGGCGAGATCGGCCTGTTCGTGGTCGACGAGGCACACGCGGTGAAGAACCCGAAGGCCAAGCGCTCCCAGGCGGTCGCCCGGTGGGCGGAGCGCTGCGAGCGCGCCCTGTTCATGACCGGCACCCCGATGGAGAACCGGGTCGCGGAGTTCCGCAGCCTGGTCGGGATGCTCGACCGCGGCGTCGCGGAGTCCCTGGACGACGGTGACGCCCTGGCCGGATCGGTCGCCTTCCGCAGGGCCGTCGCCCCCGTCTACCTGCGGCGCAACCAGCAGGACGTGCTGACCGAACTCCCGAGTCTCCAGCACACCGACGAGTGGGAGGAGCTGAGCGCGTCGGACGCGGAGGCGTACCGCGACGCCGTGCGCGCCGGCAACTTCATGGCGATGCGCAGGGCCGCGTACCTCCGCCCGGAGCGGTCGGCCAAGCTGGAGCGGCTCCGGGAGATCGTCGAGGAAGCCGGCGAGAACGGGCAGAAGACGGTGGTCTTCTCCAACTTCAAGGACGTCCTGCGCGTGGTCGAGGAGGCGCTCGCCGACGGCGCCCCGGTCTTCGGCCCGCTCACCGGCGCTGTTCCCGCCGCACGCCGGCAGCAGCTCGTCGACGACTTCGCCGCCGCCCCGGGCGCCGCGGTGCTTCTGGCGCAGATCCAGGCGGCGGGCGTCGGCCTCAACATGCAGGCCGCCTCCGTCGTCGTCATCTGCGAACCCCAGATCAAACCGACCGTCGAACACCAGGCGGTGGCCAGGGCCCACCGCATGGGCCAGGTCAGACCGGTCCGGGTGCACCGCCTGCCCGCCACCGGGGGAGTGGACGAACGCCTGGTGGAGATGCTGGCGAGGAAGACCCGCCTGTTCGACGCCTACGCCCGCCGCAGCGAGGTGGCCGAAGCCACCCCGGACGCGATCGACGTGTCGGACACCGAACTGGCCCGCCGGATCGTCGAGGCGGAACAGGTCCGTCTGGGAACGACGGACGGGGCCCACGTCGAGCGACCGGACGGGGACCGCCTCCGGAGAACCGACGGCTCCGTCACCGTCAAGCCCTGA
- a CDS encoding choice-of-anchor D domain-containing protein, with translation MLAVTGALTAGLVGVGVPQARAGENTGSVDSLRTGWDQGESGLSAADVKSSSFGQLWKAPAQLDGQIYAQPIVVGATVVAVTENNVAYGLDRTTGAVLWKRNFGPAWPAATLSCGDLAPTIGSTGTPVYDPASGAVYLTTKVDDGPNALNPHWYMHALDPVTGAEKQGFPVTIKGSASNDPSQSFLPAYEMQRPGLLLLDGTVYAGFGGHCDAKPYRGYVVGVSTTSPSVTSMWATETGASNSGAGIWQSGGGLVSDGPGRIFVATGNGVSPAPGPGTSPPGTLAESVVRLQVQSDRSLKAADFFSPSNAPTLDQLDTDLASGGPVGLPDSFGTASHPHLLVQQGKDGRVFLLDRDHLGGRSQGPGGTDAVVGVTGPLKGQWGHPAVWGGDGGYVYVVGNGGSLTALHRGVTGKGDPALSVAGASQDSFPYTSGSAVVTSDGTRSGSALVWVVWSGGPTGVGAQLRAYNPVPDANGVLQLVWSAPIGTAAKFAVPATDGNQVFVGTRDGKVYAYGNPVGSPLKGGPVDFGTAQVGDAVSTDVVLTENQNPSRALTIESVSVDGPFTADTASLPASIPAGGQLTVPVTFRPAAVLGASGTLTVATGAGTFALSLHGVGTRAGLAAFPGTVSFANQPTGTAATANVQLTNTGTEPETITSVAPPTGPFSADNLPSADPADPTVVPAQGSVVLRVGYAPTATGRHSSSITLSSTSGTLTIPVEGNAISGQGHLLLTPPSLAFGGVTRGTSVTKSFTITNSGNVPVTITKAKAPAGVFTSADPLPEGLVIGPEQSVRQTVTFSPTTVGARSASYEITGDSGQGAMLETVGGTGTPPPAQLGTLLARDTFGVLWQYHGTGVAAAPLARRLDIGPGWNTYNLITSVSRVMSDGTGSVVARDGTGTLWLYQGTGKAAAPFAPRRKVGPGWGGYTSLTGTGDVTGDGRADLLARDTRGTLWLYRGTGSTTAPFAARTRIGTGWNTYNALTGTGDVTGDGRADLLARDTRGTLWLYRGTGSTTAPFAARTRIGTGWNTYNALAGPRDVTGDGRADLLARDTTGTLWLYRGTGHAAAPYASRVSVGPGWKIYNSLV, from the coding sequence GTGCTCGCGGTGACGGGCGCGCTGACGGCGGGGCTGGTCGGCGTGGGCGTCCCGCAGGCGCGGGCCGGCGAGAACACCGGGTCGGTGGACTCGCTGCGCACCGGCTGGGACCAGGGGGAGAGCGGTCTGAGCGCGGCGGACGTGAAGTCGTCGTCGTTCGGGCAGTTGTGGAAGGCCCCGGCCCAGCTGGACGGGCAGATCTACGCGCAGCCGATCGTGGTCGGCGCCACGGTGGTGGCGGTCACCGAGAACAACGTGGCCTACGGCCTGGACCGGACGACCGGCGCCGTGCTGTGGAAGCGGAACTTCGGGCCGGCGTGGCCGGCCGCCACGCTCAGCTGCGGCGACCTGGCGCCGACCATCGGCAGCACCGGCACGCCGGTGTACGACCCGGCGTCCGGCGCGGTCTACCTGACGACCAAGGTCGACGACGGCCCGAACGCGCTCAACCCGCACTGGTACATGCACGCGCTCGACCCGGTCACCGGCGCGGAGAAGCAGGGCTTCCCCGTGACGATCAAGGGCTCGGCGTCCAACGACCCGAGCCAGTCGTTCCTGCCCGCGTACGAGATGCAGCGGCCGGGACTGCTGCTGCTCGACGGGACCGTGTACGCGGGCTTCGGCGGGCACTGTGACGCCAAGCCGTACCGCGGCTACGTGGTCGGCGTCAGCACCACGTCGCCCTCGGTGACGTCGATGTGGGCGACGGAGACCGGCGCCAGCAACAGCGGCGCCGGCATCTGGCAGTCCGGCGGCGGGCTGGTCTCCGACGGTCCCGGCCGGATCTTCGTGGCCACCGGCAACGGCGTCAGCCCGGCGCCCGGCCCGGGCACCTCGCCGCCCGGCACGCTCGCGGAGTCCGTGGTCCGGCTCCAGGTGCAGAGCGACCGGAGCCTGAAGGCCGCGGACTTCTTCAGCCCGTCCAACGCGCCGACGCTCGACCAGCTCGACACCGACCTGGCCTCCGGCGGCCCGGTGGGCCTGCCGGACAGCTTCGGCACCGCCTCCCACCCGCATCTGCTGGTGCAGCAGGGCAAGGACGGCCGGGTGTTCCTGCTGGACCGCGACCACCTCGGCGGGCGCTCGCAGGGCCCCGGCGGAACGGACGCGGTCGTCGGCGTCACCGGGCCGCTGAAGGGCCAGTGGGGCCACCCCGCGGTCTGGGGCGGTGACGGCGGCTACGTGTACGTCGTCGGCAACGGCGGCTCGCTGACGGCGCTGCACCGCGGCGTGACCGGCAAGGGGGACCCGGCGCTGAGCGTCGCGGGCGCGAGCCAGGACTCCTTCCCCTACACCAGCGGCTCGGCGGTGGTCACCTCCGACGGGACGCGCTCGGGCAGCGCCCTGGTGTGGGTCGTGTGGTCGGGCGGCCCGACGGGCGTGGGCGCCCAACTGCGCGCCTACAACCCGGTACCGGACGCGAACGGCGTCCTGCAGCTGGTGTGGTCCGCGCCGATCGGCACCGCAGCGAAGTTCGCCGTCCCGGCTACCGACGGCAATCAGGTCTTCGTCGGAACACGGGACGGCAAGGTCTACGCGTACGGCAACCCGGTGGGCAGCCCGCTCAAGGGCGGACCTGTCGACTTCGGGACGGCGCAGGTCGGCGACGCGGTGAGCACCGACGTCGTCCTGACGGAGAACCAGAACCCGTCCAGGGCGCTGACGATCGAGTCGGTGAGCGTCGACGGACCGTTCACCGCGGACACCGCGTCGCTTCCCGCCTCGATCCCGGCCGGCGGGCAGCTGACCGTGCCGGTCACGTTCCGGCCGGCCGCGGTCCTGGGCGCGAGCGGCACGCTCACCGTCGCCACCGGCGCGGGCACGTTCGCGCTGAGTCTGCACGGCGTCGGGACCAGGGCGGGGCTGGCCGCGTTCCCGGGCACGGTGTCCTTCGCCAACCAGCCGACGGGGACCGCGGCCACCGCGAACGTCCAGCTGACCAACACCGGCACCGAGCCGGAGACCATCACCTCCGTCGCACCGCCCACCGGACCGTTCAGCGCGGACAACCTGCCGAGCGCCGACCCGGCGGACCCGACGGTCGTCCCGGCCCAGGGCTCGGTCGTGCTCCGCGTCGGCTACGCGCCCACGGCCACCGGCCGGCACTCCTCGTCGATCACCCTGTCGAGCACCAGCGGCACGCTGACCATCCCGGTCGAGGGCAACGCGATCAGCGGCCAGGGGCACCTGCTGCTCACTCCCCCGTCGCTGGCGTTCGGCGGGGTCACCCGCGGCACGTCGGTCACCAAGTCGTTCACCATCACCAACTCCGGGAACGTTCCGGTCACCATCACCAAGGCGAAGGCGCCGGCCGGCGTGTTCACCAGCGCGGACCCGCTGCCCGAGGGGCTGGTCATCGGCCCCGAGCAGAGCGTGCGGCAGACCGTGACCTTCTCGCCGACCACCGTCGGCGCCCGGTCGGCGTCCTACGAGATCACCGGCGACTCCGGGCAGGGCGCGATGCTGGAGACGGTCGGCGGCACGGGCACCCCGCCGCCGGCACAGCTCGGCACGCTGCTGGCGCGGGACACCTTCGGCGTGCTGTGGCAGTACCACGGCACGGGCGTGGCGGCGGCGCCCCTCGCGCGGCGCCTCGACATCGGCCCCGGCTGGAACACCTACAACCTGATCACCAGTGTCTCGCGGGTGATGTCGGACGGCACCGGCTCGGTCGTGGCCCGCGACGGCACGGGCACGCTGTGGCTGTACCAGGGGACCGGCAAGGCGGCGGCACCGTTCGCGCCGCGCAGGAAGGTCGGGCCGGGCTGGGGCGGTTACACCTCCCTGACCGGCACGGGCGACGTCACGGGTGACGGCAGGGCCGACCTGCTCGCCCGCGACACCAGGGGCACCCTGTGGCTCTACCGCGGCACCGGCAGCACCACCGCCCCCTTCGCCGCCCGCACCAGGATCGGCACGGGCTGGAACACCTACAACGCGCTGACCGGCACGGGCGACGTCACCGGTGACGGCAGGGCCGACCTGCTCGCCCGCGACACCAGGGGCACCCTGTGGCTCTACCGCGGCACCGGCAGCACCACCGCCCCCTTCGCCGCCCGCACCAGGATCGGCACGGGCTGGAACACCTACAACGCGCTCGCCGGACCGCGTGACGTCACCGGTGACGGCAGGGCCGACCTGCTCGCCCGCGACACCACGGGCACGCTGTGGCTCTACCGGGGCACCGGCCACGCGGCGGCGCCCTACGCGTCGCGCGTCAGCGTCGGGCCCGGCTGGAAGATCTACAACTCCCTCGTCTGA